In the Pseudoliparis swirei isolate HS2019 ecotype Mariana Trench chromosome 19, NWPU_hadal_v1, whole genome shotgun sequence genome, one interval contains:
- the lrrtm2 gene encoding leucine-rich repeat transmembrane neuronal protein 2 produces MGFHSRWPLVGRAPAALISVLLLLLLRLLPPASCTTCPQKCRCEDLQFYCDTQGLQAPPDAVDKGALGLSLRHNSIAELGPDRFYGFGQLTWLHLDHNQITAVQEDAFQGLYKLKELNLSSNRITKLPNTTFIHLINLQILDLSFNQMTALEPELFHGLRKLQILHLRSNLLRTTPVRAFWDCRSLEYLGLSSNRLRSLARNGFAGLIKLKELHLERNQLSKVNLAHFPRLVALQFLYLQWNKISNLTCGMEWTWTTLEKLDLTGNELRALTADVFQTLPNLKVLLLDDNKLSSLEPAVTATWRSLGTVGLSSNSWECTKRICSLASWLSGFRGRWERSILCHSPEYAQGEEILDAVYGFQLCQNFSASVVQTAGATAAATAAAEATSSSFGITRPTPTPDYAEDFGSLTTIAAATTRRAAQATTAPLEEAVTADPSATDNTVTTHRVIVGTMALLFSFFFIIFVVYISRRCCPPALRRIRHCSAIRTRRQMRTQQRQPMADLATQVPYNEYEPSHEEGALVIINGYGQCKCQQLPYKECEV; encoded by the exons ATGG gtTTCCATTCGAGGTGGCCATTGGTGGGACGTGCCCCGGCGGCTCTGATCTCcgtgctcctgctgctcctgctgcgccTCCTGCCTCCCGCGTCGTGCACAACATGCCCTCAGAAGTGCCGCTGTGAGGACCTGCAGTTCTACTGCGACACGCAGGGGCTGCAGGCGCCGCCCGACGCCGTGGACAAGGGCGCCCTGGGGCTGTCGCTGCGCCACAACAGCATCGCGGAGCTCGGCCCGGACCGGTTCTACGGCTTCGGCCAGCTCACCTGGCTCCACCTGGACCACAACCAGATCACCGCGGTGCAGGAGGACGCCTTCCAAGGACTCTACAAGCTGAAGGAACTCAACCTGAGCTCCAACCGGATCACCAAGCTGCCCAACACGACCTTCATCCACCTCATCAACCTCCAGATCCTGGACCTGTCCTTCAACCAGATGACGGCGCTGGAACCGGAACTGTTTCACGGCCTGAGGAAGCTCCAGATCCTCCACCTGCGCTCCAACCTGCTGCGCACCACGCCCGTCCGGGCGTTCTGGGACTGCCGCAGCCTGGAGTACTTGGGCCTGAGCAGCAACCGGCTGCGCAGCCTGGCGCGCAACGGCTTCGCCGGGCTCATCAAGCTCAAGGAGCTCCACCTGGAGCGCAACCAGCTCTCCAAGGTCAACCTGGCCCACTTCCCGCGCCTCGTGGCCCTCCAGTTCCTCTACCTGCAGTGGAATAAGATCAGCAACCTGACGTGCGGCATGGAGTGGACCTGGACCACGCTGGAGAAGCTGGACCTCACGGGCAACGAGCTGCGCGCGCTGACGGCCGACGTGTTCCAGACGCTGCCCAACCTGaaggtgctgctgctggacgaCAACAAGCTGAGCAGCCTGGAGCCGGCGGTGACGGCGACGTGGCGCTCGCTGGGCACCGTCGGGCTGTCCAGCAACTCCTGGGAATGTACCAAGCGGATTTGCTCCCTGGCCAGTTGGCTGAGCGGCTTCAGGGGCCGGTGGGAGCGCTCCATCCTCTGCCACAGCCCCGAGTACGCGCAGGGCGAGGAGATACTCGACGCCGTTTACGGATTCCAGCTTTGCCAGAATTTTTCAGCGTCGGTCGTCCAGACCGCCGGCGCGACCGCGGCCGCTACCGCCGCCGCGGAGGCCACGAGCTCCTCGTTTGGGATTACGCGGCCGACCCCGACGCCGGACTACGCCGAGGATTTTGGGAGCTTGACCACGATCGCCGCCGCGACGACGCGCCGCGCGGCTCAAGCGACGACCGCCCCGTTGGAGGAGGCGGTGACGGCGGACCCGTCCGCCACGGACAACACCGTCACGACCCACAGGGTCATCGTCGGCACCATGGCGCTGctgttctctttcttcttcatcatttTCGTGGTGTACATCTCGCGGAGGTGCTGCCCGCCCGCCCTGCGCCGGATACGCCACTGCTCGGCCATTCGGACCCGCAGGCAGATGAGGACCCAGCAGCGGCAGCCGATGGCGGACCTCGCCACGCAGGTCCCCTACAACGAGTACGAGCCCAGCCACGAGGAAGGGGCGCTCGTCATCATCAACGGCTACGGGCAGTGCAAGTGTCAGCAGCTGCCTTACAAAGAGTGTGAAGTATGA